A window of the Bacteroidota bacterium genome harbors these coding sequences:
- the nuoK gene encoding NADH-quinone oxidoreductase subunit NuoK, producing the protein MIPVGLPHFLVLSAILLVLGIFTMLTRKNAIAVLMGIELILNAANINFVAFTRYGAINFGGQMAAMFVIVIAACEAAVALAIVLNLYRRSQTINVNEANKLHD; encoded by the coding sequence ATGATCCCAGTAGGCCTTCCCCACTTTCTTGTACTCAGCGCGATTCTTCTCGTGCTTGGGATCTTCACGATGCTGACTCGGAAGAATGCCATCGCCGTGCTCATGGGTATCGAACTGATCCTGAATGCCGCCAATATCAATTTCGTGGCATTCACGCGGTACGGTGCAATTAACTTCGGCGGACAGATGGCGGCAATGTTCGTGATCGTGATCGCCGCATGCGAAGCGGCGGTTGCGCTCGCCATTGTGCTAAATCTCTATCGCCGGTCGCAGACGATCAACGTTAACGAAGCGAACAAACTGCACGACTGA
- a CDS encoding NADH-quinone oxidoreductase subunit J, whose amino-acid sequence MPGLFDIFFYLFAIAIVTSAVLVAFSRNIVHAAFSLLFTFFGIAGIYVILSADFIAIAQLLIYVGGILVLLVFGVMLTNRVSNIDIRAAVRSRIPALILCGALLFLIASLTISGHWIRYDQPPWNRSPWSHDAVQQVTSQVQGTPREILDKNGSEGTASEIGKLAMTDYVLPFELVSVVLLVALIGAATIARQDKSVSSTIPRKETA is encoded by the coding sequence ATGCCAGGACTCTTCGACATATTTTTTTATCTGTTTGCAATCGCGATCGTCACGAGTGCGGTGCTGGTCGCGTTCTCGCGCAATATCGTCCATGCCGCATTTTCGCTGTTATTTACATTTTTCGGAATTGCGGGCATTTATGTTATCCTGAGTGCGGATTTCATTGCCATCGCCCAACTCCTGATTTATGTTGGCGGTATCCTCGTGCTTCTTGTCTTTGGCGTGATGCTTACGAACCGCGTTTCAAACATTGACATTCGCGCGGCAGTACGATCGCGCATCCCCGCGTTAATTTTGTGCGGCGCGCTCCTCTTTCTGATCGCCTCGCTTACGATCTCGGGCCATTGGATCCGATACGATCAACCACCGTGGAACCGCAGCCCATGGAGTCACGATGCCGTTCAGCAGGTGACATCACAAGTGCAGGGCACGCCCCGCGAAATCCTGGACAAGAACGGGAGCGAGGGCACCGCCTCAGAAATCGGCAAGCTCGCAATGACCGATTATGTTCTGCCATTCGAGTTAGTCTCCGTCGTGCTGCTTGTTGCACTTATCGGCGCGGCCACGATTGCGCGTCAAGACAAATCCGTTTCGTCCACTATACCGAGGAAGGAAACCGCATGA
- a CDS encoding NADH-quinone oxidoreductase subunit I — MGKYFTDISRALLTASEGLRITIRHLLRKKVTRQYPAPRDAYVLPERARNRLYVNMDDCIGCDKCARACPVDCIEIDTVKSVPGEDLGITTRNAKKKSLWVTRFDIDMAKCCYCSLCVWPCPTECIVMTEVFEFAEDKRENLIYHFATMDKSEAEEHTANWKKWEVEANALRAKQAAERAAKVAEQQQASGGTVKPPFVAKPGMKPPPFKAPGAGPGSGDDHNK, encoded by the coding sequence GTGGGAAAATACTTCACTGACATTTCGCGTGCACTGCTGACGGCCTCCGAGGGCCTTCGGATCACGATTCGTCACCTTCTGCGAAAGAAGGTCACGCGCCAGTATCCTGCGCCGCGCGATGCCTACGTGCTGCCCGAACGAGCGCGCAACAGGTTGTACGTCAATATGGACGATTGCATAGGCTGCGATAAATGCGCGCGCGCCTGTCCGGTCGATTGCATCGAAATCGACACAGTAAAGTCCGTACCGGGCGAAGATCTTGGCATTACCACCCGCAATGCGAAGAAGAAATCGCTGTGGGTTACGCGGTTCGATATCGACATGGCCAAGTGCTGCTATTGCTCGCTGTGTGTGTGGCCGTGTCCGACGGAGTGTATCGTGATGACCGAAGTGTTTGAGTTCGCCGAGGACAAGCGCGAGAACCTGATCTATCACTTTGCCACGATGGACAAATCGGAAGCCGAAGAGCACACCGCAAACTGGAAGAAGTGGGAGGTTGAAGCCAACGCGCTTCGTGCCAAACAAGCGGCGGAGCGCGCAGCAAAAGTGGCCGAGCAACAGCAAGCCTCCGGAGGGACCGTGAAACCACCGTTCGTAGCCAAACCCGGAATGAAGCCTCCGCCATTTAAGGCGCCGGGAGCCGGGCCCGGGAGCGGCGACGACCACAATAAATAA
- a CDS encoding PIN domain-containing protein, whose product MVATIDLNVILDIYLLRGDFDSSMAVLSLCRRWKVSGNIPSHAAPTIYYILKKSLGISKARELSGQLLDVLEIVPVNKAMLTEARNSAIADFEDAIVEAAAHAASSTFIITSNVRDFASGRIPAITSSEFLLQFS is encoded by the coding sequence ATGGTCGCAACGATTGACCTGAACGTCATTCTCGACATCTACCTGCTTCGGGGTGACTTCGATTCCTCGATGGCGGTGCTCAGTCTTTGCCGAAGATGGAAGGTGTCCGGCAACATTCCCTCTCACGCTGCTCCCACGATTTATTATATTCTGAAGAAGTCGCTTGGAATCTCGAAAGCGCGGGAGCTATCGGGGCAACTTTTGGATGTACTCGAAATTGTGCCGGTGAACAAGGCAATGCTGACAGAGGCTCGGAATAGCGCGATCGCAGATTTTGAAGATGCTATCGTCGAGGCAGCGGCCCATGCTGCTTCTTCCACGTTTATCATAACGAGCAACGTAAGGGACTTCGCGTCTGGCAGAATCCCCGCCATAACATCATCGGAGTTTCTTCTCCAATTTTCATAA
- a CDS encoding NADH-quinone oxidoreductase subunit H has protein sequence MFDFIYEFVANIIGQSMASLALTTLVYCAVPLLFILVYGLIAILGEMKISAWVQDRLGPMRTGPKGTLQPIADILKLLQKEDTMPLVADKAMYRLAPWMIFLASYAAFAALPFSVAYVGARLNTGIFYFISIGSLAVISILMAGWGSNNKYSMLGAMRSVAQIISYEIPVALAILTIVVVAGSMDLQTITNLQAGGIQNWFLFGGPKHLPGFGGMSNLALIPVMLIAFAVYFVGSLAETNRVPFDVPEAESELVAGYHTEYSGMKFALFFLAEYASMFAVGAVASVLFLGGWQSPFGGSSIVGDANGPLIGFGWFVLKGLSFVFVQIWIRWTLPRLRVDQVMHICWKVLIPFSLVAVLAASTLSVVLQ, from the coding sequence ATGTTCGATTTCATCTACGAATTCGTCGCCAATATAATTGGTCAAAGCATGGCGTCGCTTGCACTGACGACGCTGGTCTATTGCGCCGTTCCGCTCCTGTTCATTCTGGTCTACGGTCTCATCGCGATCTTAGGTGAGATGAAGATTTCCGCGTGGGTGCAGGACCGTTTGGGACCCATGCGCACTGGTCCGAAAGGCACGCTGCAACCGATTGCTGACATCCTGAAGCTGCTACAGAAAGAAGATACGATGCCGCTCGTAGCGGACAAAGCGATGTACCGGCTCGCGCCGTGGATGATCTTTCTGGCGAGCTACGCGGCATTCGCGGCGCTGCCATTTTCAGTGGCGTATGTTGGCGCGCGTTTGAACACGGGCATTTTTTACTTCATCAGCATCGGCTCGCTCGCGGTGATCTCCATTCTGATGGCCGGCTGGGGATCGAACAATAAGTATTCGATGCTCGGGGCGATGCGTTCTGTCGCTCAAATCATCTCATATGAGATTCCGGTCGCGCTCGCGATCCTCACGATCGTCGTGGTAGCCGGCTCGATGGATTTGCAGACGATCACGAATTTGCAGGCCGGTGGTATTCAAAACTGGTTTCTCTTTGGTGGGCCGAAGCACCTGCCCGGCTTTGGCGGCATGTCGAACCTCGCGCTGATCCCAGTCATGCTCATTGCGTTCGCGGTCTATTTCGTCGGCTCGCTGGCCGAGACGAACCGCGTGCCATTCGATGTGCCTGAAGCCGAATCGGAACTTGTCGCCGGCTATCACACCGAGTATAGCGGTATGAAGTTTGCACTGTTCTTCCTTGCGGAGTATGCGAGCATGTTTGCCGTCGGCGCGGTCGCATCGGTCTTATTCCTGGGTGGCTGGCAATCGCCATTCGGTGGATCGAGCATCGTGGGCGATGCGAACGGACCACTCATCGGATTCGGGTGGTTCGTGCTCAAGGGACTCAGTTTCGTCTTCGTTCAGATCTGGATTCGCTGGACGCTGCCCCGCTTGCGCGTAGATCAGGTCATGCATATTTGCTGGAAGGTGTTGATTCCGTTTAGTCTTGTTGCTGTTCTTGCTGCGAGTACACTTAGCGTTGTTCTTCAATGA
- a CDS encoding phage tail protein, giving the protein MATYPLPAYHFSVEWGGSRTGFLEVKGLDILIDAVAVRDGSSPEDSMKKMPGLRKFSNVILKRGIIKGDNEFFQWINTKTMGSIERRDVVIKLLDDEHAPAVVWTLHDAFPVRYSGPFLFSSDSEIAIEELELVHEGISVEYS; this is encoded by the coding sequence ATGGCGACTTATCCTTTACCAGCGTATCATTTCAGTGTCGAGTGGGGCGGAAGTCGAACGGGTTTTTTGGAAGTTAAAGGACTCGACATTCTGATCGATGCCGTCGCGGTCCGCGATGGATCTTCGCCCGAAGACTCGATGAAGAAAATGCCGGGACTCCGGAAGTTCAGCAATGTGATTCTCAAACGCGGCATTATCAAAGGTGATAACGAGTTCTTCCAATGGATCAATACAAAAACGATGGGATCGATCGAGCGTCGCGACGTGGTCATCAAGTTATTGGACGATGAGCATGCTCCGGCGGTAGTATGGACGCTGCACGATGCATTTCCCGTTCGTTACTCGGGTCCATTTCTGTTTTCCTCCGATAGCGAAATTGCGATCGAGGAGCTGGAACTTGTCCATGAAGGAATTTCAGTGGAGTATTCGTAG
- a CDS encoding NADH-quinone oxidoreductase subunit D — translation MPELLERRALISSSSSKRGQGVADPNRLRTEEMVLNMGPQHPSTHGVLRLEVVLDGEVVVDVIPHLGYLHRCFEKHAEHMTYPQVIPYVDRMDYIAAMSGEHGYVVAVERMMNIEVPEKVEYIRVLFAELQRIASHLIAIGTYGLDAGAFTPFLYCFRDRETILEMFEKTCGARFLYNYMWVGGVSQDLHKDVLPMCREFVKVNRKTHTEINELLTFNHIFVQRTAGIGVLDPQVAVNAGASGPMLRSTGVKWDVRKNDPYSIYDRFDFEIAVGSDTLATLGDAFNRHWVRMLEWEQSLNIIEQILEQYPENDATDVQSAIPRRLKPPVGEIYSRTETPRGELGYYIVSRGDVKPWRVKVRSPAFANLSILPIISRGYLVADLVVILGSIDIVLGEVDR, via the coding sequence ATGCCTGAACTTCTCGAGCGACGCGCACTTATTTCTTCCTCCTCTTCAAAGAGGGGGCAGGGCGTGGCTGATCCAAATCGTCTGCGTACGGAGGAGATGGTACTGAACATGGGGCCGCAGCATCCTTCGACACACGGTGTGCTCCGGTTGGAAGTCGTGCTCGATGGTGAGGTCGTCGTCGATGTAATCCCGCACCTCGGGTATTTGCATCGCTGCTTCGAGAAGCACGCGGAGCACATGACCTATCCGCAGGTCATTCCGTATGTCGACCGGATGGACTACATCGCTGCCATGTCGGGCGAGCATGGCTACGTCGTTGCGGTCGAGCGCATGATGAATATCGAGGTGCCGGAGAAAGTCGAGTACATCCGCGTGCTCTTCGCAGAACTTCAGCGCATCGCATCGCACTTGATTGCGATCGGTACGTATGGCCTCGATGCCGGTGCCTTCACGCCTTTCCTCTACTGCTTTCGCGACCGCGAGACTATTCTTGAAATGTTCGAGAAAACGTGCGGCGCGCGCTTCCTCTATAATTACATGTGGGTCGGTGGCGTCTCACAAGATCTGCATAAGGACGTGTTGCCGATGTGCCGCGAGTTCGTCAAAGTAAATCGCAAGACGCACACGGAGATCAATGAACTGCTGACGTTCAATCATATTTTCGTCCAGCGCACCGCAGGAATCGGCGTGCTCGATCCGCAGGTTGCCGTGAATGCCGGAGCATCGGGGCCGATGCTTCGTTCGACCGGTGTCAAGTGGGACGTCCGAAAGAACGACCCCTATTCAATCTACGATCGATTCGATTTCGAGATTGCCGTTGGCTCGGACACGTTAGCCACGCTTGGCGATGCCTTCAATCGCCATTGGGTGCGAATGCTTGAATGGGAGCAGTCGCTGAATATCATCGAGCAGATTTTGGAGCAGTATCCCGAGAACGATGCGACTGATGTTCAGTCCGCTATCCCGAGACGGCTGAAGCCACCGGTCGGTGAAATATACTCGCGTACTGAAACCCCGCGGGGTGAGTTGGGATACTACATTGTTTCGCGAGGTGATGTGAAGCCCTGGCGCGTGAAAGTCCGCTCGCCAGCCTTTGCGAATTTGAGCATTTTACCGATCATCTCACGGGGCTATTTGGTCGCCGATCTTGTCGTGATTTTGGGGTCGATCGATATTGTGCTCGGGGAGGTGGACCGGTAG
- a CDS encoding NADH-quinone oxidoreductase subunit C — translation MTQQEIVEHLRSTFGGTLGAWREMAEGGNYQRRSGSYLEIVDVRILRDLAFYLRDEPGLDFNNLMLLSSLDNGDGTLSVVYHIESTHLHHQLALKVTLHAEGAHVPSVTSVWAHANWQEREAWDMMGIRFEGHPDHRRILLDEDYPGHPLRKDFKEPDFYHGMKVPY, via the coding sequence ATGACCCAGCAAGAGATCGTCGAACACCTTCGCTCTACCTTCGGTGGCACACTCGGCGCCTGGCGCGAGATGGCCGAGGGCGGTAACTATCAACGCCGGAGTGGATCATATCTCGAAATCGTGGATGTGCGAATCCTACGGGATCTCGCATTCTATCTCCGTGATGAGCCGGGGCTCGATTTCAACAATCTCATGCTGCTTTCCTCGCTCGATAACGGTGATGGGACTCTTTCTGTGGTCTATCATATCGAATCAACACATCTTCACCACCAGCTTGCATTGAAGGTTACTCTGCACGCGGAAGGTGCGCACGTACCATCTGTTACTTCCGTTTGGGCGCACGCCAACTGGCAGGAGCGCGAGGCTTGGGACATGATGGGCATTCGGTTCGAGGGACATCCCGATCATCGCCGCATTCTGCTCGATGAGGATTATCCCGGCCATCCGCTCCGCAAGGATTTCAAAGAGCCGGATTTTTATCACGGTATGAAGGTACCGTATTGA
- a CDS encoding NADH-quinone oxidoreductase subunit B family protein — protein MKELFDILPADAGERDGASSVLVTNSATLFSWARLSSLWQMSFGLACCAIEMMATSASHYDMMRFGVIPRPSPRQSDLIIISGTVTLKMASRIKMLYEQMADPKYVISMGNCSNCGGPYWEYGYHVLKGVDRVIPVDVYVPGCPPRPEALLEGLLRLQEKIRSRE, from the coding sequence ATGAAGGAGCTATTCGACATCCTTCCCGCTGACGCGGGCGAGCGAGACGGTGCCAGTAGCGTGCTCGTTACGAACAGCGCGACGTTGTTCAGTTGGGCGCGGCTTTCGAGCTTGTGGCAAATGAGCTTTGGGCTTGCCTGCTGCGCCATCGAAATGATGGCGACCAGTGCATCGCATTACGACATGATGCGATTCGGCGTGATTCCGCGACCGAGTCCGCGGCAATCCGATCTGATTATCATCAGCGGCACCGTGACGCTCAAAATGGCCTCGCGCATCAAGATGCTCTACGAGCAAATGGCCGATCCGAAATACGTCATCTCGATGGGTAACTGCTCGAACTGCGGCGGACCGTATTGGGAATATGGCTATCACGTGCTGAAGGGAGTCGATCGAGTCATTCCGGTCGATGTGTATGTGCCGGGCTGCCCGCCTCGGCCCGAAGCGCTGTTGGAGGGGTTGTTACGGTTGCAAGAAAAAATCCGTTCGCGAGAATGA
- a CDS encoding NADH-quinone oxidoreductase subunit A codes for MLTEFSHVFAFLILAILFVAGGLVTSKLLRPRNPNTFKLSSYECGEDPIEGPWIKFNIRYYVIALIFILFDVEIVFLFPWALVLKPMGWLALSEMFTFLGILLVGYIYVWAMGDLEWARPKPFVARLKDVVSITNYE; via the coding sequence ATGCTCACAGAGTTTAGCCATGTGTTTGCATTTCTCATTCTGGCGATCTTATTCGTCGCCGGAGGGCTCGTCACGAGCAAATTGCTGAGACCACGGAACCCCAACACGTTTAAGCTCTCCTCATACGAGTGTGGCGAGGACCCGATCGAGGGTCCCTGGATCAAGTTCAACATCCGCTATTACGTCATTGCACTCATTTTCATTTTATTCGATGTTGAAATTGTGTTCCTTTTTCCGTGGGCGCTGGTGCTCAAGCCAATGGGCTGGCTCGCGCTCAGCGAAATGTTCACATTCCTGGGGATCTTGCTGGTCGGTTACATCTATGTATGGGCAATGGGCGATCTTGAATGGGCGCGACCGAAACCATTTGTGGCCCGGTTGAAGGATGTTGTATCAATTACGAATTACGAATGA
- a CDS encoding BadF/BadG/BcrA/BcrD ATPase family protein, translating to MNKRPPPSSGSTFIGIEAGGSRTRMLVQQGDESPQYYERPVSIKVRDGNAAASASNLQKILSELPGLDGSATRLTVAIGLSGMSRTEDQASLKAALVALPFFHHAKLHLEGDATLTLKAAIPEEEEGILLIIGTGSVIYYRTDDGQVRRIGGWGPLLSDDGSGYRIGLRALRRYIGVLDGIYPRAALSNAIAMRLGPEERDDRTAITRRAASDPEFVASIASDAFQTAATLEGVRDFIYEELVDLFTMLSSIVFSNVLRGPKPYTLYLSGSIAKHPITQDAIRMSFEETDLSLVLVDDLAPCAKALEIARSLTLESAPFRPAEGGTGIHSSSFTRHRG from the coding sequence GTGAACAAACGTCCACCTCCCAGTTCGGGCAGCACATTCATTGGAATAGAAGCCGGCGGCTCGCGCACGAGAATGCTGGTTCAGCAGGGCGATGAATCACCGCAATACTACGAACGACCGGTCTCGATCAAAGTCCGGGATGGCAATGCTGCAGCTTCCGCCAGTAATCTCCAAAAGATTCTGAGTGAACTTCCAGGTCTGGATGGCTCTGCAACGCGGCTGACTGTTGCGATAGGACTCTCAGGCATGAGCCGGACCGAAGACCAGGCATCGCTGAAAGCGGCTCTAGTGGCTCTTCCATTCTTCCATCATGCGAAGCTGCACCTCGAAGGGGACGCGACGCTAACCCTGAAGGCCGCCATCCCGGAGGAAGAAGAGGGCATTCTGCTAATTATCGGGACCGGTTCGGTTATCTACTATCGCACCGACGATGGTCAGGTGCGGCGCATCGGAGGCTGGGGGCCGCTGCTTTCGGATGATGGAAGTGGATACCGAATTGGACTTCGTGCGCTCAGAAGATACATCGGAGTCTTAGATGGAATCTACCCGCGAGCGGCGCTATCAAATGCAATCGCTATGCGTCTTGGGCCTGAGGAGCGGGATGACCGCACAGCCATCACCAGACGCGCGGCGAGCGATCCGGAATTTGTTGCATCGATCGCCAGTGATGCGTTTCAGACCGCAGCAACGCTTGAGGGGGTCCGGGACTTCATCTATGAGGAATTAGTCGATCTGTTTACCATGCTCTCTTCGATCGTGTTTTCGAACGTATTGAGAGGACCAAAGCCATATACACTGTATCTCTCCGGTTCAATAGCGAAGCATCCAATCACGCAGGATGCCATTCGTATGTCGTTCGAAGAGACCGACCTTTCGCTCGTTCTCGTCGATGATCTTGCCCCCTGTGCCAAAGCACTGGAAATCGCAAGATCCCTGACTCTGGAATCGGCGCCATTTCGGCCAGCGGAAGGTGGAACGGGCATTCATTCATCCTCGTTTACGCGCCACCGTGGATGA
- a CDS encoding Glu/Leu/Phe/Val dehydrogenase dimerization domain-containing protein: MAELLTPKSKISVAPNGLGKNGDSQVVAAITTPGTVSYERSDEFKGLFDLLGKRDHEQVVFCHDQRSGLKAIIGIHNTTLGPALGGTRMWTYASDFDALRDVLRLSRGMTYKAAVAGLNLGGGKAVIIGDPRKDKTEQMFRAFGRYVEGLGGRYITAEDVGTSLTEMVWIRSETKYVTGIPVELGGSGDPSPVTARGTYVGIKACASVKFGNDSLAGKHIVIQGAGHVAQYLAKYCVDEGAKVSITDIYADKANAVAKETGATVVSPESIYDIPCDIFAPAALGAILNDDTIPKLKCAIVAGPANNQLAHEEEHAQALKDRGILFAPDYVINAGGLINVANELEGYSQPRALKQAEGIYDVLKRVLILARDKDITTMEASNQVAEDRLRAIGGTKRIYASKSEFSGRFGESWQR; this comes from the coding sequence ATGGCCGAACTACTCACTCCAAAGTCAAAGATTTCTGTGGCTCCGAACGGATTAGGCAAAAACGGCGACAGTCAGGTTGTTGCGGCCATTACGACGCCCGGTACGGTCTCGTATGAGCGATCGGATGAATTCAAAGGGCTGTTCGATTTGCTGGGCAAGCGCGATCATGAGCAGGTCGTTTTCTGCCACGACCAGCGTTCGGGGCTGAAAGCTATTATCGGCATCCACAATACCACGCTTGGTCCGGCCCTTGGCGGGACCCGCATGTGGACCTATGCCAGCGATTTCGATGCACTCCGCGATGTGCTCCGCCTCTCGCGCGGGATGACCTATAAAGCGGCGGTTGCCGGACTTAATCTTGGTGGCGGCAAGGCTGTCATCATTGGCGATCCGCGCAAGGATAAGACCGAGCAGATGTTCCGTGCTTTCGGACGCTACGTCGAAGGGCTCGGCGGACGGTACATCACTGCCGAAGATGTTGGCACCTCGCTCACCGAAATGGTCTGGATTCGCTCGGAGACGAAATATGTGACTGGCATTCCGGTCGAGCTTGGCGGCTCCGGAGATCCCTCACCTGTCACCGCGCGCGGCACTTACGTCGGAATCAAGGCGTGTGCGTCCGTAAAATTTGGCAATGATTCACTCGCCGGAAAGCACATCGTTATTCAGGGTGCGGGACACGTTGCGCAGTACCTGGCCAAATACTGTGTCGATGAAGGCGCGAAGGTTTCCATCACCGATATTTACGCCGACAAGGCAAATGCGGTAGCTAAAGAAACGGGCGCGACCGTCGTCAGTCCCGAGTCGATCTACGATATTCCGTGCGACATCTTCGCACCGGCGGCACTCGGCGCGATCCTGAACGATGATACGATTCCGAAACTCAAGTGCGCGATCGTTGCCGGACCGGCGAACAATCAGCTTGCACATGAAGAAGAACACGCGCAGGCTCTGAAAGACCGCGGCATTCTCTTCGCACCGGACTATGTCATCAATGCCGGCGGCCTCATCAACGTTGCCAACGAGCTTGAGGGCTATTCGCAGCCGCGCGCGCTGAAGCAAGCCGAAGGGATTTACGATGTCCTGAAGCGCGTGCTCATTCTGGCGCGAGATAAAGACATCACGACCATGGAAGCCTCCAATCAGGTTGCCGAGGACCGGCTCCGCGCAATCGGCGGAACGAAGCGCATTTACGCTTCGAAGTCCGAGTTCAGCGGACGTTTCGGAGAGTCCTGGCAGCGATAA
- a CDS encoding Spy/CpxP family protein refolding chaperone, which yields MKTIKRTLMVFLAAGSLAIGAYAAFGAWHHGSPDKMIDHMKAKLGLSDGQVSQIKAIYAKKEATFKADREAMKAAADKSDAKKAAFQKMRADREQVMAEVRPILTPEQQAKWDEFRAKHEKRGEEKK from the coding sequence ATGAAAACAATCAAACGCACACTGATGGTATTCTTGGCCGCCGGGTCGCTTGCGATCGGCGCCTATGCAGCGTTCGGCGCGTGGCATCACGGTTCGCCAGACAAGATGATCGATCACATGAAAGCGAAACTTGGCCTGAGCGACGGGCAGGTCTCGCAGATCAAGGCGATCTACGCAAAGAAAGAAGCAACATTCAAAGCCGATCGTGAGGCCATGAAAGCCGCTGCCGATAAATCGGACGCCAAGAAGGCCGCATTCCAAAAGATGCGTGCCGATCGCGAGCAAGTCATGGCGGAAGTCCGGCCAATCCTAACGCCGGAGCAGCAAGCCAAATGGGATGAGTTCAGAGCCAAGCACGAGAAGCGGGGCGAAGAGAAGAAGTAA
- a CDS encoding DUF1761 domain-containing protein — MLHNINFIAVAIAAMTTFVIGGIWYSQSVFGGIWGRESGLISRLDKKNRNPAFTFGLSYALAFIAATVVARLVGPNPGVEHAIRRAAALGFGVAATSFGINYIFGNRSFKLWLVDAGYHIVQFAMIGAVLGLML; from the coding sequence ATGCTCCACAACATTAACTTCATAGCCGTCGCAATTGCGGCGATGACGACGTTCGTCATCGGAGGGATCTGGTACTCGCAGTCTGTCTTTGGCGGGATCTGGGGTCGGGAGTCGGGTTTGATTTCCCGGCTCGACAAGAAGAATCGCAACCCTGCTTTCACATTCGGTCTTTCGTATGCACTCGCCTTCATTGCCGCGACTGTTGTTGCGCGACTCGTCGGACCAAATCCCGGCGTCGAACATGCCATCCGCAGGGCGGCCGCCCTTGGTTTTGGCGTCGCGGCGACGAGCTTCGGGATCAATTACATCTTTGGCAACCGAAGCTTTAAGCTTTGGCTCGTCGATGCCGGCTATCACATTGTGCAATTTGCGATGATCGGCGCCGTGCTAGGACTGATGCTCTGA
- a CDS encoding sigma-70 family RNA polymerase sigma factor — MPYWPEHTSMTDEELVRLCQRSVAERDSAFTALVVRYQKRIYLAARKMVRGDHDEADEIAQETFVKAYQALASFRGDSQFYTWLYRIMMNGVIQRSRRKSIREFVRIDDMDSAPPSEDIAPDQGLIGSETTRLLEEAIELLPPKQRRVFLMRFYDELPYEEIAKIVGTSVGGLKANYFHAVRKIGEHLKASGQIRPEFLAEAPSD, encoded by the coding sequence ATGCCCTACTGGCCCGAACACACAAGCATGACGGACGAGGAGCTGGTCCGGCTTTGCCAACGGAGTGTGGCCGAACGGGACAGCGCGTTTACGGCACTCGTCGTCCGGTATCAGAAACGCATCTATCTCGCCGCTCGAAAGATGGTACGCGGCGATCACGATGAGGCTGATGAGATTGCGCAAGAAACATTTGTAAAGGCATATCAGGCGCTGGCCTCGTTTCGGGGTGATTCCCAATTCTACACGTGGCTCTACCGGATCATGATGAACGGGGTAATCCAGCGCTCCCGCCGCAAGAGCATTCGGGAGTTCGTTCGGATTGATGACATGGATTCGGCTCCTCCATCAGAAGACATCGCGCCCGACCAGGGACTTATCGGCTCGGAGACAACACGTCTTCTCGAAGAGGCCATCGAATTGCTGCCGCCAAAGCAACGAAGAGTCTTTCTCATGCGGTTCTACGATGAACTCCCATACGAAGAGATCGCAAAGATCGTCGGTACATCGGTGGGTGGCCTCAAGGCGAATTATTTCCATGCGGTTCGAAAGATCGGCGAACATCTGAAGGCATCAGGCCAAATTCGTCCGGAATTTCTTGCGGAAGCTCCATCGGATTAA